GCTGTTAAGGAACTTCCAATTAAAAAATATGCAACCAATGAGTGTATATCGTAGGGTGTGTTAACCCGATAGCCTAACGCACCTATTATGTAGACGGTGCATTAGGCTTAACTGAATAATTTATTTTTTGGAAGTCCTTAACAAGAATTCAGTAGTCAAAAGCCAGAATTTGGCATTAATTTTGTACAATTTTTGAGCCTAGTCCTGCTAGAAGGTTTCTTTGTCTAGGTAAACTAATTTCACGTTAGAGAGACGAATATATGGGTTTAAATCTCCACATCAAAGCATTCTGACTTCTGCTTTTTACTTTAACTTTGAATAATATAAATGTTGTTAATTAGTCTATTTATAGCTACGCTTTTTTTAGCTTACTCCAATGGTGCTAATGATAATTTTAAAGGGGTAGCAACACTATATGGAAGTGGAACAACTAGCTATCAAACAGCAATTTTGTGGGCTACTTTTACAACTTCTGCTGGTGCTGTAGCTTCCATTTTCTGGGCAAGTACACTAATTAAAAACTTTTCAGGCAAAGGACTATTACCAGATGCGATCGCTAATGCACCAGAGTTTCATTTAGCAGTGGCGATCGCCACTGGTTTAACAGTAATAATTGCTACATTTATGGGATTTCCCATTTCTACAACTCATGGTTTAACAGGTTCGCTGGTTGGAGCTGGATTAGTAGCGATCGGGCTAAAAGTTAATTTTGCAGCTTTAGGAAATTCCTTTATTTTACCCCTATTGCTGAGTCCGATTATTGCTGTTCCCTTGGGAGCAGGGATTTATAGTTTATCTAGATATATAAATTCCAAATTGCGCTTGCTAATTAATCAGAGGATGATTGATAAATGTCACTTTCTTAGTGCTGGTATAGTTAGTTTTGCTAGAGGCTTGAATGATACTCCTAAGATTGTCTCGCTGATTTTGATTATTGAGTATTTCTCAATTCAGGGAGGAATGATCACTATAGCGATCGCAATGGCACTTGGAGGTTTACTTAACTCTCAAAGAATTGCCGAAACGATGAGTACAAAAATTACCTCCATGAATCATACTCAGGGTTTATCAGCTAATATAGTAACTGGAGTTCTAGTAATTGCAGCTAGCCAGTTTGGGCTTCCTGTTTCTACTACTCACGTTTCAGTCGGTTCAATTTTTGGAGTGGGACTGATTACTAAAAAAGCTAATGCACGTGTTTTCTCTCAGATATTACTATCATGGATTTTAACTTTACCAATTGCCGCAATTATTAGTGGAATAACTTACAGGTTATTGCAAGGTTAGCAAGATACGGCAAATTATTTCTATATTTAAGGAGTAGTAATCAATGCAAATAAAATCATTAACTACACCAGATAAATCAGTCACTCCATTTAAAGATAAACTTAATTCTTCTTTAACAAAAAAGGAAATTAATGTTTTACAAATTAATTTAGGTAAACGCTGTAATCTGGCTTGTACACATTGCCATGTAGAAGCAGGCCCAAAACGCACAGAAGAACTTTCACCAGAAATTTGCCAACAACTGATAGAACTCATCTATAAATTCCCTGAAATTAAAATTGTGGATTTAACTGGTGGCGCACCAGAAATGAATTACGGATTTAAGCCACTTGTAGAAGCAGCAAGGATTACTGGTAAACAGGTGATTGTCCGGTCGAATTTGACCATTTATTTTGAAGATGGATTTAGTGATTTACCAGAATACTTTGCTAAACACCAAGTGAGAGTAGTCGCTTCCTTACCTTGCTATCTAGCAGATAATGTTGATACGATGCGTGGTATTGGAGTTTTTGATAGTTCCGTTAAAGCCTTACAAGTGCTTAATCAACAAGGTTATGGTAAGGAGCAAAATTTAATTTTGGACTTGGTATATAATCCGCAGTTGCCCTCAAGTGAAAAATTTTCTTTAGCTCCTGAACAGAAGAACCTAGAACGAGATTACAAAATGTTCTTGCAAGAACACTTTGGTATTATATTTAATAACCTCTTCACCATTACCAACCTACCAGTTGGCAGAACTAAAATGCACTTAGAACGGAAAAAACTGTACAGCAGTTATTTACAGTTTTTAGAATTGCATTTTAATCCTAGTACAATTGAACATTTAATGTGTCGTGATGAACTTTCAATTGACTATCTAGGGAATGTATATGATTGTGACTTTAATCAGATGATGAATCTGCCAGCCAAAACCCGCAAAGGAGAATCCTTGACAGTTGGCAAATTACTAGAAGCTGGCAGTTTAGACCTAATTACTGAAGTACAAACAGCTGCTTATTGCTATGGTTGTACTGCTGGCTGCGGTTCTAGTTGTGGTGGTGCTTTGCTCTAAAGCCACTAAAAGATATCTACGTTTAAATTAGGCCAATTGATTTTTAATTTTTAATTGACATTTTCTCTGTATGTCATAAAAAGACAATTTTGTTACAAAATCTGTTACGTAAGTGTCATTAATATTTGAATGGGTTTATACTAATATCAGTTAAGTCTCCTCACACCACACCAAAAAGCCGTAGAATTTTCTACGGCTTTTATTTTTTATTAGAGATAAAATCAACAGCTTACTTATCAATTAGCTTACGCACTTATTTAATATATTTGAATCTAATATTGGTAAAAATTATAGTTAGTTCTTGCCAGAATTATTATGCAAAATACAAGTTTTTTCAAGAAAATATTATGATGCTTTTGTCTTGGTAGTTAGAAGTTGTAGCTCCATCAGCAAGCTTATATAGCGGATTTAAAGTTAATAAAATACACAATATAGGTCTCAAAGCCAGGTTCCCTCCTGAATTCTGACGCCAAGCCGCGAGGGTCTCCGACTCCGTTTCTGAATTCTGCTGTATGTAAGCATTTTTGTGGATTACGGTAATGCGATCGCTTACAGGAGAGTGTCATTTAAGTGATCGCGAAAAAATTCTGTTACCAAAATTGTTACGAGTGCTTTGTTGCTGGGTAAGTACTTTATGATGATATCTAGTTAAGCTCCTTACACCACACGGAAAGCCGTGAAACATAGAGTTTCGCGGTTTTTTCCTTTGTACAGTGACACATTATTTTTCATTATGTGTGCAAACTGACAGTCTCGCATCCAGCACAAATCGCTTATTCTAATGGGTTAAAATCTTTCGCCACTGTTTTACCAATTTTTGCAACTCTTCCGACAACCAGCTATCAAACTGCGGATAAATCGGTAAACGCGGCACTAATTCCCAGCCAGCAGGCTGTAAAATTTCTCTTAACGCTTGCTCTTGTAGATGTGGATAATCGGGATTCACTTCATCTTTTGGCCCAATTCCGCCCAAATCTCTAGCACCAGCTTCGATACAAGCAAGTAACCATTGCTCATCTTTCACTAAATTTGGCGGAATCTGAATCGTAATATCTTGCGGTAAAATCTGACGTGCCTTAGCAATGACTTGTGGTAATTGATGGGGATCAAAAGATGGTGCATCAAAAGTTTGCTGATGTCCGGGGCTGTGGGGTTGTAAAATAACTTCTTGAATATGATGGTAACGTTGATGCAACTCAGATATAGCTGCCAATGTTTCCCACCAGTCAGCTTCAGTTTCTCCAATTCCCAAAAGTAAACCCGTAGTAAAGGGAATCTGCAACTTTCCCGCCCATTGTAATTGTTGCCACCTCACCTGTGGCAATTTACTCGGTGCGTGACGATGCACAGTATTTAATAATTTTGGTGTTAACTGTTCCAACATTAGCCCCATCGAAACATTCACACACTTGAGCTTTTGCATCTCCTCAAAACTCAGCGGCCCCGCATTGGTATGTGGTAAAAATCCTATCGTCAGGGCTAATTCGCACAAATCGTAAATCAACTCAAACCACGGCTGACGCTTAGGCGAATGGGGATGTACTTCACCACTGAGGATGAGAATTTCACATACATTCTGGCTTTGCAGTTGTTTCAAAACGCTTTCGGCGGCTGAGAGGTTCATCCAGGGACTTTTACCCGGTTCGCTGCGAAAGTTGCAGTAGCTACAGCGATTGAAGCACTCATAAGTAGGAACAATTGTATAAGCAGGGCTATAGGTGACAATGCGGGAATTATCAATTGGCATAAAAATAAAACAGGTGTTCACCACGCAGTGATCTCTACTTTGGTAAGGTTACGGAAACTAACCCGATACAAATGGTTAGAGTAGGCGATCGCAATTAAACTTCATAAATCTTGCTGTTAAAACTCGCTTTGCACCAAACACGCTCTTATGCTTTAAAAGCTCTTTTTTGGGGCTTTTCGGGAATCAATAGAAAAATTTTTGCAAAAATGCTTTACAAAGTTTAATAAGTCTATTAAGATATATTTCAGGTAGCAAATCTACCCAAACATCATAAACAAAACGTAATCATAAAGACATGACAGCAACCTTACAAAGACGCGAAAGCGCCAACGTATGGGAACGGTTCTGCAACTGGATCACCAGCACCAACAACCGCCTATACATCGGTTGGTTCGGCGTACTGATGATTCCCACCTTGCTAGCTGCAACCACCTGCTTCATCATCGCCTTCATTGCTGCACCTCCAGTAGACATCGACGGCATCCGCGAACCAGTAGCAGGTTCCTTAATATACGGTAACAACATCATCTCCGGTGCAGTTGTGCCTTCCTCCAACGCCATCGGCTTGCACTTCTACCCAATTTGGGAAGCAGCATCCCTAGACGAATGGTTGTACAACGGTGGCCCTTACCAATTGGTAGTATTCCACTTCTTGATTGGCGTATTCTGCTACATGGGACGTGAGTGGGAACTATCCTACCGCTTAGGAATGCGTCCTTGGATTGCAATTGCATATTCAGCTCCAGTTGCAGCAGCAACCGCAGTATTCCTCGTGTACCCAATCGGACAAGGTTCCTTCTCAGACGGTATGCCCTTGGGTATCTCCGGAACCTTCAACTTCATGATTGTCTTCCAAGCGGAACACAACATCCTCATGCACCCCTTCCACCAGTTAGGTGTAGCAGGTGTATTCGGCGGAAGTTTATTCAGTGCAATGCACGGTTCTTTGGTAACCTCTTCCTTAGTTCGTGAAACAACCGAATCGGAATCACAGAACTACGGTTACAAGTTTGGACAAGAAGAAGAAACCTACAACATCGTTGCAGCCCACGGCTACTTCGGTCGTCTCATCTTCCAATACGCTTCGTTCAACAACAGCCGTTCCTTGCACTTCTTCTTGGCAGCATGGCCAGTAATCGGCATCTGGTTCACCGCTTTGGGTGTCAGCACAATGGCTTTCAACCTCAACGGTTTCAACTTCAACCAGTCGATTATTGACTCACAAGGTCGTGTAATCAACACTTGGGCAGACATCATCAACCGCGCCAACCTGGGTATGGAAGTCATGCACGAGCGTAACGCTCACAACTTCCCTCTGGATTTGGCTTCTGCTGAAGCTGCTCCTGTAGCCCTAACTGCTCCTGCTATCAACGGTTAATTCTCAAGATTAACTAAATCAAAGACGCCTCCCAGAAATGGGGGGCGTTTTTTAGTTGTAATTACTTAAAAATAAGTAGTTTCAGAACTTCTATAATAGATTTTGTCCGATAGCGATATCGCCTTTTCTCACCTGCGTAGACACCTGTAGACGGCTTGTCATACACTCGCAAAGAAGCAAACGCAGTCTCTCCAACAAGTTTGTTCACAACAGAATTCTTGCCAACGCTGACAAAAGTTAATTCATTGAGAATATTTGATGATTTTGTT
This region of Nostoc sp. UHCC 0302 genomic DNA includes:
- a CDS encoding inorganic phosphate transporter codes for the protein MLLISLFIATLFLAYSNGANDNFKGVATLYGSGTTSYQTAILWATFTTSAGAVASIFWASTLIKNFSGKGLLPDAIANAPEFHLAVAIATGLTVIIATFMGFPISTTHGLTGSLVGAGLVAIGLKVNFAALGNSFILPLLLSPIIAVPLGAGIYSLSRYINSKLRLLINQRMIDKCHFLSAGIVSFARGLNDTPKIVSLILIIEYFSIQGGMITIAIAMALGGLLNSQRIAETMSTKITSMNHTQGLSANIVTGVLVIAASQFGLPVSTTHVSVGSIFGVGLITKKANARVFSQILLSWILTLPIAAIISGITYRLLQG
- the arsS gene encoding arsenosugar biosynthesis radical SAM (seleno)protein ArsS (Some members of this family are selenoproteins.), producing MQIKSLTTPDKSVTPFKDKLNSSLTKKEINVLQINLGKRCNLACTHCHVEAGPKRTEELSPEICQQLIELIYKFPEIKIVDLTGGAPEMNYGFKPLVEAARITGKQVIVRSNLTIYFEDGFSDLPEYFAKHQVRVVASLPCYLADNVDTMRGIGVFDSSVKALQVLNQQGYGKEQNLILDLVYNPQLPSSEKFSLAPEQKNLERDYKMFLQEHFGIIFNNLFTITNLPVGRTKMHLERKKLYSSYLQFLELHFNPSTIEHLMCRDELSIDYLGNVYDCDFNQMMNLPAKTRKGESLTVGKLLEAGSLDLITEVQTAAYCYGCTAGCGSSCGGALL
- the cofG gene encoding 7,8-didemethyl-8-hydroxy-5-deazariboflavin synthase subunit CofG, translated to MPIDNSRIVTYSPAYTIVPTYECFNRCSYCNFRSEPGKSPWMNLSAAESVLKQLQSQNVCEILILSGEVHPHSPKRQPWFELIYDLCELALTIGFLPHTNAGPLSFEEMQKLKCVNVSMGLMLEQLTPKLLNTVHRHAPSKLPQVRWQQLQWAGKLQIPFTTGLLLGIGETEADWWETLAAISELHQRYHHIQEVILQPHSPGHQQTFDAPSFDPHQLPQVIAKARQILPQDITIQIPPNLVKDEQWLLACIEAGARDLGGIGPKDEVNPDYPHLQEQALREILQPAGWELVPRLPIYPQFDSWLSEELQKLVKQWRKILTH
- the psbA gene encoding photosystem II q(b) protein — encoded protein: MTATLQRRESANVWERFCNWITSTNNRLYIGWFGVLMIPTLLAATTCFIIAFIAAPPVDIDGIREPVAGSLIYGNNIISGAVVPSSNAIGLHFYPIWEAASLDEWLYNGGPYQLVVFHFLIGVFCYMGREWELSYRLGMRPWIAIAYSAPVAAATAVFLVYPIGQGSFSDGMPLGISGTFNFMIVFQAEHNILMHPFHQLGVAGVFGGSLFSAMHGSLVTSSLVRETTESESQNYGYKFGQEEETYNIVAAHGYFGRLIFQYASFNNSRSLHFFLAAWPVIGIWFTALGVSTMAFNLNGFNFNQSIIDSQGRVINTWADIINRANLGMEVMHERNAHNFPLDLASAEAAPVALTAPAING